The Negativicoccus succinicivorans genome segment AAGCTTGACGGAATTGGGAGCATTGGTAATTGAAACACTGCAGGTATCGATTACCGGCGCACTCATCAGCGCGCTTTTAGCGCAAGAAATCAGGATTATCATTTGCGATGAGCATCATGATCCGCAAGGGGAAATCCTACCTTATTACGGATGCCATGACTGCTCTCGCAAAATACAGATGCAAATGGGTTGGAAGGAGACGACAAAGAAACTTTTATGGCAACAGATTGTTCGACAAAAGATTATGAATCAACGGAAAACATTGGCATATTTTTGTTCGGATGCGACCGATGTGGTGGCGAAGCTGGCGCAGTATGAGACGCAAGTTGAAATCGGCGACGCCACTCATCGGGAAAGTCTCGCCGCCAAAGAATACTTTCCCGCGCTCTTGGGAAAAGGATTTACGCGCGCGGCCGAGACGGCGCAAAATGCCGCATTGAACTACGGCTACCAAATTATCATTTCCATTTTTTCCCGTGAAATCAAAATTGCCGGTTACCTTACCGAATTGGGGATTTTTCATGACAGTCAGCATAATCATTTCAATTTGTCATCCGATCTTATGGAGCCGTGGCGACCGGTTGTAGACGCATTTGTCAGAGAAAAAGAATGGGAACAATTTGCCGTGGAGGAAAAACATATGATGCAACGTCTCGTGACGCAGGAAGTAACCTTTCGCGGGCAAAAGCAAAGCGTGCCTAACGCTATTCGCATGTACGTGAATTCGGTGTTTCAGGCGTTGAATCATAATGACATTTCGCAAGTGCATTTTTTCAACCATGAGTTATAGATTTATGCGCATTTTAGTGCTCTTTGACCTACCGACGGAAACGTCGCTGGATTTGCGGGAATACAGACGGTTTCGCAAAATATTGCTGGAAATGGGATTTATTATGCTGCAGGAATCGGTTTATACAAAAATTGCGTTAACGACAACCATTTCCGAGCAAATTACCAATCGTCTGCGGCATGAAAAGCCGGCGAACGGATTGGTACAGATATTGCGCGTGACGGAAAAACAATTTGAAAACATGGAAACCCTGGTAGGGGAATATAGCAGCAACGTGATTGATACCGATGAAAAGGTGGTTATTCTATGATCTTAAGCCACCCCGTTTTCGATTCGTCGATCGACCTTGCCCGTAATAATCTCGTCGTTTTGGAGCATCCGCTTTTGTATCGCACATTGGTAGCGGAATTGATCGCCCAAAGTGAAGGTGAAACAGGAAGATTTCTTTTAACGGAAAATTATGAAGAAAAGTCGATTGGAAAATGCCTTTCGATCATTCACAATCCGTTTCAGCTGTGCGAAAATGATCATAAAATGCGCACCGCCTTGTATAAATTACTTGAAACAGAAGTACAGACGCTAGACTTTGAATATTACAAAGAAGTGGAATCAAAGATAATTCAATTTTTGCAGCATGTGAATATGCAATCCTCATATCCGCTTACGATGTCGGATTCTATCGGCATGACAGAGATCTTCAAACTGGGGCAATTGCAACTGGAATTGACCAAAGACTCCGTGCCGGAGCGTCTCTATGAATACATCTATGCATTGCACCGTTTGGCAGGCGCGCAATGCGTGGTTATGTATAATGTAAGAAACATATTTACCAATACAGAAACGGAGGTGTTTTTAAAAGAAATTAGCGAACAGGAAATATCTGTTTTATTTTTAGAAAGGAGTGTCCCGCCTGTCGTCACAAAATACGAAAAACTATATATAGTGGATCAGGATTTGTGTGAAATCAGCTAATGGTATAAATTAAACACAACATTAGTTTGAGAGTAGTGTCATATCCAATCCATCTCAAACGATTTTGAACGCGGCAAATATTCCG includes the following:
- the cas1 gene encoding type II CRISPR-associated endonuclease Cas1, translated to MSWRTVVITKPAKLELRLNYLVVRSIDHVEKISLTELGALVIETLQVSITGALISALLAQEIRIIICDEHHDPQGEILPYYGCHDCSRKIQMQMGWKETTKKLLWQQIVRQKIMNQRKTLAYFCSDATDVVAKLAQYETQVEIGDATHRESLAAKEYFPALLGKGFTRAAETAQNAALNYGYQIIISIFSREIKIAGYLTELGIFHDSQHNHFNLSSDLMEPWRPVVDAFVREKEWEQFAVEEKHMMQRLVTQEVTFRGQKQSVPNAIRMYVNSVFQALNHNDISQVHFFNHEL
- the cas2 gene encoding CRISPR-associated endonuclease Cas2, producing MRILVLFDLPTETSLDLREYRRFRKILLEMGFIMLQESVYTKIALTTTISEQITNRLRHEKPANGLVQILRVTEKQFENMETLVGEYSSNVIDTDEKVVIL
- the csn2 gene encoding type II-A CRISPR-associated protein Csn2 translates to MILSHPVFDSSIDLARNNLVVLEHPLLYRTLVAELIAQSEGETGRFLLTENYEEKSIGKCLSIIHNPFQLCENDHKMRTALYKLLETEVQTLDFEYYKEVESKIIQFLQHVNMQSSYPLTMSDSIGMTEIFKLGQLQLELTKDSVPERLYEYIYALHRLAGAQCVVMYNVRNIFTNTETEVFLKEISEQEISVLFLERSVPPVVTKYEKLYIVDQDLCEIS